Part of the Coregonus clupeaformis isolate EN_2021a chromosome 31, ASM2061545v1, whole genome shotgun sequence genome, TGCACAGTTGTTTCCCCCCCCTGTGGCTTATGAGGCTCGTATCGGAAACGAAAAGCTACGAGACACAGAGGGACCCGTGTTGTGTGGTCCTCGGTTGGTTCAATCTCCCATTATTAGTCAGTGAGAGGAAAAAGCCCCCTGGAATAGACCTTACCCGAGTCTATTCTGTCGTCAAGACTAGGGCCTGTTTGTTCATgtgtagtgcaatacttttgaacCAAGCCTCCCTTATTGACCCCTGTAGCTCCTGAACCTTTGCCTGCTTGTTTGTCGCTGCATTCCTCCGGTTTTCTTTCCTGAAATGTGTGTAGACTGTGGGTGTGGTTGGCTTTGTAAGTTTATCCCACAACCGATGCAGAAAAAAAGAAGACAGTAATTGTAGTCAAAGCAGTGACCCAGTATATCTTAGTAAAAACCAGCAGTGCACTTTTCTTTTGGAAAAACGGCAAGACTGCATAAGCCACGTTTATTTGGCTTTCTCTCTTGAATTGCATGTTTAAGGCAATTGATGCTGTGTATTTTGATCCCATGATAATTATACTGACAGTTGTTTTATTGTATTGTTTGCATTCACTTTTGAAGCACTTATTTTTACTTTCAGTGAACCCAAATGTCTCATTTAGACATTTATTTGTTTATACTTGATTCATCTGATTTTGAAAAGGAACTTTTTATTCAGATAAAAACGATCATTGCAAAAAAAGAAAGTGTTCTCCTATCACTGCACTATTCAGATATTTGTGCAATTTTTAAAAAATCTGCAAAATAATACTCTCATTCTGGCACGTAAAAATATGAGAGCATGCATTGTACTAGAGATTATGTTGTGTACTGGAATTTGTCTGACCTCAGTGTTAGTGCAATGTGTATATGGTGCATGGTTGGAGAGCAGAGGGAAGTCATGGCTCTGTGTTAGCTGTAGATTTATTGTGTGGAACAGTGGGTCTGCAACTAGAAGTATTCTCTAATCATGTTTTGTTTTTATGTTTTTGTATCCTGTCATGTCAATTTAACAGTAGGCCTAGCAAAAAAAATGACTAGCTTAAAGTTAACCTCAAATTAACATACACTCTGTCTCTAATGAAAACTGAACAAAACTGCAGACACCAACCTTGGATTTAGTATCAACTCAAACTAAAACTCTACATGCAAAATGAAGAGCGGATCATTTGAATAGTTAATCTGTAACACCTGCATGCATTTATAAACATACACATGTGTAGGCTACCCACATTTAGACGTACTGAAAATGTCAACTATTAACAGttattttaaatgtattaatTTATCAACAGTATTAATGTCAAATGTGATTATTGTCAATGGAGACTGGAGAACTTTGGAAACTGAAACAACTTTTTGTCTGTCCTtttgctttttatttattttatattttggaATTTTGTCTACCAACGCAGTTTCTTTAAATGTAACATTTTTAACTAAATCCTGTCTGGTTTTTAATCATaaaatgtgtctctgtgttttaaaatgtgtgtgtaacTTGTGTTTTGTACAGCTGTCTACTAGCCCCAACTGTTCCGCCAAGATTTACGTCGTCTGGCCTTGTGCGTAGCCGGCAATACACTCCTAACCCCCCGCGTCCGGTTCGTACATAAAAacatcctccattcaggctgcaaaggcatcGGTTTCCTCCTTAACTTTATTTAATGGGGGGCCGGACTAAAAAACCAGGGAAAAATGCGTACTGTCTTAACATTCAATTGCCAACCATGCTCGAAAGTAAATAGACCTGTagatattacaaatatttgacagtatgggtaggctacagtattgctgTGCGATAGGAGCGCGACATCATACCTATTTAATCTCGGAGCCTATACCAAGgcaggagatagaaacacaataaTGTAGGATATTGATTAAACAAATATTAAACAACAATTTGTATTTTGCATAGAAGTGTGGGCTGTAGGCAGCATTTACTTTTAAATTGCTCTAATAGAATGTGCAGCCCCTTACAAAAAAAGTCCTACAGGAATCCTGCATGAAAGATTCTACAGGAAGTCCTGCAGGATTTCCCACAGGATTTTCGGGGGCAATTTCCTGTAAGACAATTCCTGCAGGAATCCTgcagaatatactgtatatactgcagGAATAGGAAGTCCTGCAGGATATCCCACAGGATTTTCGGGGCCACTTTCCTGTAGGAATCATGCAGGTAGTCCTTCAGGAAAAACAATCCTGCAGGAATCCTGCAGATAGTCCTCAAATGAATCCTGCAGGATTGTTTCCTGAAGGACTACCTGTAGAAATTGTCCTACACCAAAATGGCCCCACAATCCTGTGGGATATCCTGTAGATAAGAGTCCTGCAGGTAATTCCACATGATTTCCAGGGCCATTTTCCTGTAGGACAACCTGCTGGATTCCTTCCTCATCCTTCAGAGAATGTCATGTAGGACAATCCACATTCTTTCAAAAGAATGGACAGATTGCACAAGATATAAGAATGCATGGACATTTTATTATCCAATGAAGCAACCGCTGACATGTTTGATTGTCCATTTCACCAGCACTGCATAAAATATGATTCCTAGGAGGAACGAAAAAATGAGATTGAATAAATATGGTGAAAGCATATTTTGTAACAAGAGTGAGAGTAATGGTGACATCACATGAACAGCTTATGTGTATTGGTGTGAAGGGAAATGGATGTCTGCAAAGGTCAACTTGGTGATAGTTGGTTTTAATATGGCTGGTACACCAATAACATCTGTGAGTATGCATGCGTGTTAGGCTCTGTTTTAAAGGGAGAAATGAGAGGCTGAAACTGTGTGGTGTTACCTTCGCCTGCATGGCTGTCCAGTTCTGCCTTCTGTGGTAGTCAGGCTCACTGTTGTTTACAGGCCCTGTCTTAactgggaggacaggagagagatgagaggggcaGAGTTCACAGGATGTCACAGCAGAaactactctgtgtgtgtgtgtgtgtgtgttacatgagGAACAGTGGCAAAGGAAATAACAAGTAACAGGTCATACTTACTATCATCAATCCAACTCAATGAAAGGGGTTGTACTTGGAACAGAAACAAACTTGATCGTTGTTAAACATCGTTATTAAGCCCATATATGCAGTGTTACTAATAGGCTGTCAACTCAGTCATGGGTAATGATTAGCCTATGTAATGTTGTACTATTAAACATGTTACAAAAAAACACTGAAGACATAACTTCCTTTTATTAAATATTGATTATCTTTTCTCTCTatgctaaaataaaaaaaagtgcatCTCATTGGTCCGAACCATACAAATGGACTCATTGAAGTGACAACACTACAAAGCTCAGGTGTTGTGGAGCCTTCCACACAAGGCTCCGTTACAGATGAAAAAGTAAAAAAGCTGACCCCCCCGGAAAATGTAGTCCGCGAAGGAAAGGAGGGGTTATACTTGAATAAAAGGGGTAATTTGGAGTTAAGGAAACATTGCCCATGTAAGCGTAATTCTGTCTGAAAACACAGAATAAATGTGTATATTAACACTCAACACATCTATACATTGACAAGAAAGTATGTAAACCTATACCTGATGTGAAATGTATGCTCATCGTTCATCTTCTCCCTCAGTGCTGCTCGGATGAATTTGGGGGGTATATCTGGAAACTTGTCTTGCACAGTTTCTACAAATCCAAATCGGGTCAAAGTAAAACATTTTATGAGTTAATAAATGGGTTTTGCCACTGGAAATAACTTTTTAGTGCTGCATTAGTATCTAAATGTTTCCCTTACCAATTATTAGTTTGTCCTTTCCCTCATCAAGGGCCGGCTTTGCTGAAGTCCCTTTATTGGCATTTCCAGTTTTTCCAGATAATCCATGCGTAGCAATCACCTCCCTCCCAAACACAGCCACAGCCAGGTCTTTAACCATGGCTGTGCTGGAGGTGCCAACTCTACCGCAGGCTTGCAGCGTGGCATTACTTATGCCCAAAGGGGTAATCCCCTCTGCCGATGGTCCTGGCTGTATAAATGTTAACAAAATCATACACTAATATCTTAGCACTGTGCAACGTAAAAAAAATGACAAATACACTTTTTGAATGGCTAATTAAGCACTTACCTTTGGGCAGTGACCCGAGAGGCTGGAAGCTGGGGCACAGCTTCTAGTTTTAGAAGCAAGGCTATTCATGAGATTGAAAAACAGAAACAAATAAACCTGTTTTCAATTCAATCGTTTgaaaagagtgagagacagacagaagagagagacatTCAGATGATTCCTTAATAACAATACAAACATGCCTATAGCAATACATACCTCTCTGCAGAGACGTGCAGGGTTGTCAGTTCCTGGTTTTGGACCTTCAACTGTTTCACCTCTTTTTTAAGAGCCTtaatctcctcttcctcctcttccttagcCTTATTTCCCCCTTCTGTGATCTTCTCCATAAGGAGAAGCTCCTTTGTCCAGTCAGCAACCTAATCAGTCAAAAGTTTAATGTGAGAAAATAGGAACTCCTAGAAATTGAGACAGCAATTGAATGAATACATGTATGTGTCTGCATAAGAATAAAAACTATTGGGCCTACCTTTCTCGTCTTCTTTGCTGGATTGGTTTCAGTGCTGGGGGGAGTGTATGGGCGCTTGGTCTGCGTTTGTCTTTTGCGTTTGGGATCCTTGTCCTCTTAGGTGCCTCTAGTTTGAGTAATTTCCTCATCAATTTGTCTTTGTGCTCTATAAAAGTGTGAGTTGATAGACAGCAACAATTAGGCAAACATTACCTAAGCATGgcaataatacactgctcaaaaaaataaagggaacacttaaacaacacaatgtaactccaagtcaatcacacttctgtgaaatcaaactgtccacttaggaagcaacactgattgacaataaatttcacatgctgttgtgcaaatggaatagacaacaggtggaaattataggcaattagcaagacacccccaataaagaagtggttctgcaggtggtgaccacagaccacttctcagttcctatgcttcctggctgatgttttggtcacttttgaatgctggcggtgctttcactctagtggtagcatgagacggagtctacaacccacacaagtggctcaggtaatgcagctcatccaggatggcacatcaatgcgagctgtggcaagaaggtttgctgtgtctgtcagcgtagtgtccagagcatggaggcgctaccaggagacaggccagtacatcaggagacgtggaggaggccgtaggagggcaacaacccagcagcaggaccgctacctccgcctttgtgcaaggaggagcaggaggagcactgccagagccctgcaaaatgacctccagcaggccacaaatgtgcatgtgtctgctcaaacggtcagaaacagactccatgagggtggtatgagggtccGACGTCCACacgtgggggttgtgcttacagcccaacaccgtgcaggacgtttggcatttgccagagaacaccaagattggcaaattcgccactggcgccctgtgctcttcacagatgaaagcaggttcacactgagcacatgtgacagacgtgacagagtctggagacaccgtggagaacgttctgctgcctgcaacatcctccagcatgaccggtttggcggtgggttaGTCATGGTGTGggttggcatttctttggggggccgcacagccctccatgtgctcgccagaggtagccggactgccattaggtaccgagatgagatcctcagaccccttgtgagaccatatgctggtgcggttggccctgggttcctcctaatgcaagacaatgctagacctcatgtggctggagtgtgtcagcagttcctgcaagaggaaggcattgatgctatggactggcccgcccgttccccagacctgaatccaattgagcacatctgggacatgtctcgctccatccaccaacgccacgttgcaccacagactgtccaggagttggcggatgctgtagtccaggtctgggaggagatccctcaggagaccatctgccacctcatcaggagcatgcccaggcattgtagggaggtcatacaggcacgtggaggccacacacactactgagcctcatttttacttgttttaaggacattacatcaaagttggatcagcctgtagtgtggttttccactttaattttgagggtgactccaaatccagacctccatgggttgatacatttgatttccattgatcatttttgtgtgattttgttgacagcacattcaactatgtaaagaaaaaagtatttaataagattatttcattcattcagatctaggatgtgttgtttaaatcaaatcaaattgtattggtcacatgcgccgaatacaacaggtgcagacattacagtgaaatgcttacttacagcccttaaccaacagtgcatttatttttaacaaaaaaagtaaaaaataaaccaacaacaaaaaaagtgttgagaaaaaaaagagcagaagtaaaataaagtaacagtagggaggctatatatacaggggggtaccgttgcagagtcaatgtgcgggggcaccggctagttgaggtagttgaggtaatatgtacatgtgggtagagttaaagtgactatgcataaataattaacagagtagcagcagcgtaaaaagatggggtggggggcagtgcaaatagtccgggtagccatgattagctgttcaggagtcttatggcttgggggtagaagctgttgagaagtcttttggacctagacttggcactccggtaccgcttgccgtgcggtagcagagagaacagtctatgactagggtggctggagtctttgacaattttgagggccttcctctgacaccgcctggtatagaggtcctggatggcaggaagcttggccccagtgatgtactgggccgtacgcactaccctctgtagtgccttgcggtcggaggccaagcagttgccataccaggcggtgatgcaaccagtcaggatgctctcgatggtgcagctgtataattttttaggatctgaggacccatgccaaatcttttcagtctcctgagggggaataggctttgtcgtgccctcttcacgattgtcttggtgtgtttggaccatgatagttcgttggtgatgtggacaccaaggaacttgaagctctcaacctgttccactacagccccatcgatgagaatgggggcgtgctcagtcctctttttcctgtagtccacaatcatctcctttgtcttggtcacgttgagggagaggttgttgtcctggcaccacacggccaggtctctgacctcctccctataggctgtctcatcgttgtctgtgatcaggcctaccactgttgtgtcgtcggcaaacttaatgatggtgttggagtcgtgcctggccatgcagtcatgggtgaacagagagtacaggaggggactgagcacgcacccctgaggggcccccgtgttgaggatcagtgtggcagatgtgttgttacctacccttaccacctgggggcggcccgtcaggaagtccaggatccagttgcagagggaggtgtttagtcccaggatccttagcttagtgatgagcttagatggcactatggtgttgaatgctgagctgtagtcaatgaatagcattctcacgtagttgttcctcttgtccaggtgggaaagggcagtgtggagtgcaatagagattgcatcatctgtggatctgttggggcggtatgcaaattggagtgggtctagggtttcagggataatgctgttgatgtgagccatgaccagcctttcaaagcacttcatggctacagacgtcagtgctacgggtcggtagtcatttaggcaggttatcttagagtccttgggcacggggactatggtggtctgcttgaaacatgttggtattacagactcagtcagggagaggttgaaaatgtcagtgaagacacttgccagttggtcagcacatgctcggagtacacgtcctggtaatccgtctggccctgcggccttgtgaatgttgacctgcttaaaagtcttactcacatcggctacggagagcgtgatcacatagtcatccggaacagctggtgctctcatgcatgcttcagtgttgcttgcctcgaagcgagcatagaagtggtttagctcgtctggtaggcttgtgtcactgggcagctcgcggctgtgcttccttttgtagtctgtgttgcctttatttttttgagcagtgtataagagACACCAGTTTAACATATCCATGCAAACATTAGAGACAGACATAGAAGGACAACCAGCCAGACAGACATGTGAGAGAGAACTGATGTCACATAAGTTACAGACAGAACGAAACCTACCACTTGTTTCAATCACTTTGGCAGGAGAATACTCGTCCTCTCACACAACATCCACTATTTCCCCCAGGTGGAACTCCTCTATGAGTCTTTTTTTGTAAGGTACAATATCAAATTTGGGTGGCTCCTCCTGCCACTCTATTAGCACACACTTATCTGTAGGTCAAACATGGAGCAATCATTAcaatgggggcggcaggtagcctggcgggtaggagcgttggaccagtaacctaaagattgctggatcgaatccctgagctgacaatGTAAAAATCTGTCGtactgcccctgagcaaggcagttacgAGTtcacccactgttccccgggcgctgATGACATGGATgtcaattaaggcagccccccgcacctctctacTTCCGCTTAACTTAACTGTAtgcaacttttttttttacattgtatttatttattcagagTATGTAAATGCATTATTACATTGACTGAACTGTGGGCCTACTGAAACCATTATCAATTGTGTTGGTATCTATCAAATAAAAATAGCATACACTATATTTATTGCATGTGGACATGGTCATTTATGATATTTCTCATCtgctgagtctgtctgtctgatattGCACTATATTTCAAAAGTCTATTTTCTCTGTTGTCACAACATACTGTATCTCAAATCCTGTAGTTAATTTGAAATTGCCATATCCTGCAGGAATATCAAAATCCTGCAAGTTTTGGTTAAAACATTTAGCCCACACCTGTACAGAAACGTGATAAAATGTGCCATTGCACATTCTTTTAGAAACTGACATGGCCCAGTTCCAACATTTCAAATCATACAGAAAATGAGGGcgttttgttataaaaaaaaagtgGAGAAAGTTGCCTGACGACTTCACCAGAGTTCAGGTGATAACAGAGACTCCTGGTTCAGCCCACCATAGACAATTGGCCTCTGGGCCTCCATAATCACACCGTTTTTCAACTGGTCATTCAGTACAGTACTGTTTCTGGACTGAACCCCAGGCAAATGCAATCAATGCGTCGTGGCATCGATCAACCAATGGTGTGTTAGATCCCCCCCCCCATTATCATATTGGAGGAAGAAATACATGACTAAagaaataatataaatgaataaaatgaaaGTGGGATTAATTATTTAAATCATTATGTATCTATGTATGTGCGCATCATTTATCAATGTATTAATTAATATATTTATACGtgcatttatgtatttatttattcatataTTTATGTGTGCATTTATTCATTTATAATTATGGCAGGTTTGATCCTTCATAGAAGCGGCTTGTACAATAATGCCAAATCGAATAAACTGTGTTGGCCATTCCTGAGCATGCAATGCATACTGGTAAATATGACTGCTAGTACAGCGCAGAGAAAATAAACCGTCCATCATATAAGGAAGCACGCATCACATTGCAATTTCTTTGACCACTCTACTTAAAAAAATATCCTCATcaagtagattttttttttaccctcATGTCCACGAGAGAATGGTATGGATTGACAGTACCAATGGACAAACATTTGACTGTTGTAATGTAATCTGTGATAAACATAACCGCATCAAGGCTCTTACATCCTGTCTCCTCCCACCCCCACCGAGAACACGATATTGTTGCTCCAAGGCAGAGGCGAGGCGTTCCAGCTGGTTTGTGGTGTATGATGTGGTAGAGAGTAAAAATGGTCGAAGCGAAGTAATGGCCGTCAGGAATAATGCTTAACCTCAAAAGGTAAGAAAATTGCGCTATGGATGGCTTGCCAACGTGTTTATGTGTAGGCTAAACAAGGCTTTCTAGCCGAACTTTTGCTGAGCAATGTGATAGTCTACTGAAAAACAATAGGTTAATTGTGTTGCTTCCCTATTATGTCAGTGTTTTTATTATGAGACTGGACATACATTAAACTAAATGTAACCTATGTATTTTGACGGGAAGTAGGCTATTTGAGCCAAGAAGATCATCTTCAACAATAATAACCGACAGTAGGCTATAGGGCAGGCAAACTGTTCTCTCACGGCCGTAGATCCTGGTCGACGAGTTGTGATCTCGAGCGTTGCGCTGTTGCTGTACATGATTCAAAATAGCCGCTCTGTAATGTGGAGTTCGCATACAGTGAATGGTTCGGACGCATCAATTATGGTTTGGATTGATCGAGGTCTATGTCTTTCTTGGCCCATATAGATTTGGATCTCCTACAGTTCAGATTCCTAATATCAAATAGATTGATATTGACATGACACGTGGATAGGCTACTAGAGTGCCAAAGGGACCAGAAAACCAATTGCTACTGAAAATTGAATTGGATGATGATGCCGCACATGCCCAAATTGGACCATGGCACCACAGTTTTTGAAGAGTGGGGCGAAAATTGGTCAACGACCTACACATTGAGGTGTTAGAATGGGATAAATGACAGCT contains:
- the LOC121547260 gene encoding uncharacterized protein LOC121547260; the protein is MEKITEGGNKAKEEEEEEIKALKKEVKQLKVQNQELTTLHVSAESLASKTRSCAPASSLSGHCPKPGPSAEGITPLGISNATLQACGRVGTSSTAMVKDLAVAVFGREVIATHGLSGKTGNANKGTSAKPALDEGKDKLIIETVQDKFPDIPPKFIRAALREKMNDEHTFHIS